A single Henriciella sp. AS95 DNA region contains:
- the truA gene encoding tRNA pseudouridine(38-40) synthase TruA produces MQRVRLIIEYDGRPYAGWQRQDELATVQGALERAAEALDGAPVTVHGAGRTDAGVHATGQVAHLDLSKPRPVRKIADALNHHLRPDAVSVLKAEEVDEDFHARFSAKGRAYRYLILVRRAHLTFDRGLIWRVPVKLDVRKMQEAADHLIGEHDFSTFRDAGCQAKSPIKTLDTLNVSAYDNRIEVTTTARSFLHRQVRSIVGSLVDVGRGMQEPGWMKDILEARDRTACGPVAPADGLYLERVMYDGDA; encoded by the coding sequence ATGCAAAGAGTTAGACTTATAATCGAATATGATGGCCGGCCTTATGCGGGCTGGCAACGCCAGGACGAGCTTGCGACGGTCCAGGGCGCTCTTGAACGGGCCGCCGAAGCCCTCGACGGGGCCCCCGTCACCGTGCACGGCGCTGGCCGCACCGACGCCGGCGTCCACGCCACCGGTCAGGTCGCCCACCTCGACCTCTCCAAGCCGCGCCCGGTCCGCAAGATCGCTGACGCGCTCAATCATCACCTGCGGCCGGACGCTGTCAGTGTCCTGAAAGCCGAGGAGGTCGACGAGGACTTCCACGCCCGTTTCAGCGCCAAAGGCCGCGCCTATCGCTACCTCATCCTGGTCCGGCGCGCGCACCTCACCTTCGACCGGGGCCTGATCTGGCGCGTGCCCGTGAAGCTGGACGTTCGCAAGATGCAGGAGGCCGCTGACCACCTCATCGGCGAACACGACTTCTCCACCTTCCGTGATGCCGGCTGCCAGGCCAAGAGCCCGATCAAGACGCTCGATACGCTGAATGTCAGCGCCTATGACAACCGGATCGAAGTGACGACAACGGCCCGCAGCTTCCTGCACAGACAGGTCCGTTCCATCGTCGGCAGCCTTGTCGATGTCGGCCGCGGCATGCAGGAGCCGGGCTGGATGAAAGACATCCTCGAAGCGCGCGACCGCACCGCCTGCGGGCCCGTCGCCCCGGCGGACGGGCTCTACCTCGAGCGCGTCATGTATGATGGAGACGCATGA
- a CDS encoding AAA family ATPase — MRDRRRIVISGCSSGGKSTLLNELARRGFQTVDEPGRNIVREALATGSDALPWVNPEAFVRKAIEYAHETLAAARAHDGPVFFDRSAVDAAAHFERLSISMPADLKTLCETTLYSSPVFMAPPWRALYQQNEERPLPFETAVLEYNYLRIAYPARGYAMIDLPKTSVAARADFVQNSLGL; from the coding sequence ATGAGAGACCGGCGCCGCATCGTCATCTCCGGCTGCTCATCGGGCGGCAAGTCCACCCTCTTGAATGAACTCGCCCGGCGCGGCTTTCAAACCGTTGACGAGCCCGGCCGAAACATCGTCCGCGAAGCTCTGGCAACAGGTTCAGATGCCTTGCCCTGGGTGAACCCCGAAGCCTTCGTCCGCAAGGCCATCGAATACGCGCACGAAACGCTTGCCGCCGCCCGCGCCCATGACGGCCCCGTCTTCTTCGACCGCTCCGCCGTGGACGCCGCCGCCCACTTCGAACGGCTCTCCATTTCGATGCCTGCCGATCTGAAGACGCTCTGCGAAACCACGCTCTACTCCAGCCCCGTCTTCATGGCCCCGCCCTGGCGGGCGCTCTACCAGCAGAACGAGGAACGCCCACTCCCCTTTGAAACCGCCGTTCTGGAATACAACTACCTCCGCATCGCCTATCCGGCGCGCGGCTATGCGATGATCGATTTGCCGAAAACGAGCGTGGCAGCGCGAGCTGACTTCGTCCAAAATTCATTGGGCCTGTAA
- a CDS encoding GNAT family N-acetyltransferase codes for MQDDLKAQNAKVRPYRKRDSARLEEIFRAAVAVIGPQYYTAEQVAAWGGPRVTAERLDAMYTDGRRTFIAVDENDRAVAFTDFEADGHVDMLYCDPAFARRGIATLLLSVVKWQAQMQGIERLYTEASEAAKPVFSKAGYEVLHRRELEVDGVTIHNWAMELRL; via the coding sequence ATGCAAGACGATTTGAAGGCGCAAAACGCCAAAGTTCGCCCCTACAGGAAGAGAGATTCCGCGCGCCTTGAGGAGATTTTCCGCGCGGCGGTCGCCGTGATCGGACCACAATATTATACGGCCGAACAGGTTGCCGCCTGGGGCGGGCCGCGTGTGACGGCGGAGCGTCTGGACGCGATGTACACCGATGGCCGAAGGACTTTTATCGCCGTCGATGAGAATGACCGCGCGGTTGCCTTCACCGATTTTGAGGCCGATGGCCATGTCGACATGCTCTATTGCGACCCGGCCTTTGCACGGCGTGGGATCGCGACACTGCTGCTCTCGGTGGTCAAATGGCAGGCGCAAATGCAAGGCATTGAGCGGCTGTACACAGAGGCGAGTGAGGCGGCGAAGCCTGTCTTTTCCAAGGCTGGATATGAGGTGCTGCACCGGCGCGAGTTGGAAGTGGACGGCGTCACGATCCACAACTGGGCGATGGAATTACGGCTTTAG
- a CDS encoding lysophospholipase — translation MSKQAKSWTFGEKVQGYAWEVATPRANLLLQHGYGEYAGRFVTSYNRLIPNLNALDINVYAFDAEGHGRSPGARGATDMKRAVAHHLAARDMLEEREEPLFLMGHSLGGLITAASVAYRPEGVSGTVLSAPALKIELNPVLKAIAGLVASIAPTARLTPPLDDDAISRDAAVVETYRNDPMVITRPPAARLGATVFKVLERAWEQFPDWDVPVLVVHGDADRVTPIEGSRAFIETIGEGDKQLVEFPGGYHELLNDYDADKALATVLDWLKPRLPGGKV, via the coding sequence ATGTCGAAACAGGCAAAGAGCTGGACGTTTGGTGAGAAGGTTCAGGGCTATGCGTGGGAGGTTGCCACGCCGCGCGCGAACCTGCTCCTGCAGCATGGATATGGCGAATATGCCGGTCGATTTGTAACGAGCTATAACCGCCTCATCCCGAATTTGAACGCGCTGGATATCAATGTTTACGCCTTCGACGCGGAGGGGCATGGCCGTTCTCCCGGTGCGCGCGGGGCGACGGATATGAAGCGCGCCGTGGCGCATCATCTGGCGGCGCGGGACATGCTGGAAGAGCGCGAAGAGCCACTTTTTTTGATGGGTCATTCGCTTGGCGGACTGATCACGGCGGCGAGTGTGGCGTACAGGCCGGAGGGGGTCAGCGGGACGGTGCTCAGCGCGCCGGCGCTGAAGATCGAGCTTAACCCGGTGCTGAAGGCGATTGCGGGGCTTGTCGCCTCGATTGCGCCAACCGCACGCCTGACGCCGCCGCTCGATGACGATGCGATCTCGCGAGATGCGGCCGTGGTGGAAACGTATCGCAATGACCCGATGGTGATTACCAGGCCGCCGGCGGCCCGGCTCGGCGCGACGGTTTTCAAGGTGCTGGAGCGGGCGTGGGAGCAGTTTCCGGACTGGGATGTGCCGGTGCTGGTCGTCCACGGCGATGCGGACCGTGTGACCCCGATTGAAGGCAGCCGGGCCTTCATCGAAACGATTGGCGAGGGCGACAAGCAGCTTGTCGAGTTTCCGGGCGGCTATCATGAGCTGCTCAATGACTATGACGCCGACAAGGCGCTGGCGACCGTCCTCGACTGGCTGAAACCACGCCTGCCGGGCGGCAAGGTCTGA
- a CDS encoding endonuclease/exonuclease/phosphatase family protein: MKVLWIALIVVALLVAYVAAVWIVTLSDSKVRADVSAVPATGAASDDTLKIMIWNAGYAGLGAESDFKADGGDMLLPPSKAVVEKNLAGIERVLGEQDADVFLFQELARGGLLNRGVDVQAGVRKALAGYSSQFTPDVKTRLLPGRLSLKHGLGVFWRVDADAPKIVRLPDEPGTIMGFIKRRYHMQVLEFEHAGQPWTVVDVHLSAFDEGANTRMKQLEQVIALAEEKYAAGRAVAIGGDWNMRLTPTDFASTSDESALFWIHDFPRDELPEGWQMAVDPSVPTVRTNERPYARDENYRTIIDGLLVSPNVEVVSAAGLDLDFQITDHQPVRYTLRVKP, from the coding sequence GTGAAAGTTTTGTGGATTGCACTCATAGTCGTCGCGCTGCTCGTGGCTTACGTCGCGGCGGTGTGGATCGTGACGCTGAGCGATAGCAAGGTTCGGGCGGATGTCTCGGCGGTGCCGGCGACGGGCGCGGCCAGTGATGACACGCTCAAAATCATGATCTGGAATGCCGGCTATGCGGGGCTTGGCGCCGAATCTGACTTCAAGGCCGATGGCGGCGACATGTTGCTGCCGCCGAGCAAGGCGGTGGTCGAGAAGAACCTTGCCGGTATCGAACGTGTGCTCGGTGAACAGGATGCGGATGTGTTCCTGTTCCAGGAACTGGCGCGCGGCGGATTGCTCAATCGCGGGGTCGATGTCCAGGCGGGCGTGCGCAAGGCGCTGGCCGGCTACAGCTCTCAGTTTACGCCGGACGTGAAGACACGGCTTCTGCCCGGCAGGCTGTCGCTGAAACATGGGCTTGGTGTGTTCTGGCGCGTGGATGCTGACGCGCCGAAGATCGTCCGCCTGCCGGACGAGCCGGGCACGATCATGGGCTTCATCAAGCGGCGCTATCATATGCAGGTGCTGGAGTTCGAGCATGCCGGTCAGCCGTGGACGGTGGTCGACGTGCATCTTTCGGCTTTTGATGAGGGGGCCAATACCCGCATGAAACAGCTGGAACAGGTGATCGCCCTTGCCGAAGAAAAGTACGCCGCTGGCCGGGCGGTCGCGATTGGCGGAGACTGGAACATGCGGCTCACGCCGACCGATTTTGCCTCAACGTCTGACGAGAGCGCGCTGTTCTGGATCCATGATTTCCCGAGGGACGAGCTGCCCGAGGGCTGGCAGATGGCGGTTGATCCGAGTGTTCCAACGGTGCGCACCAATGAGCGGCCTTATGCGCGCGATGAGAATTATCGCACGATCATTGATGGCCTGCTGGTCTCGCCGAATGTCGAGGTGGTGAGCGCGGCGGGGCTCGATCTCGATTTCCAGATCACTGACCACCAACCCGTGCGCTATACGCTGCGCGTGAAACCGTAA
- a CDS encoding CinA family protein, giving the protein MQTLLPIAEEIGTILKARRETVGVWESSSGGLISAALLAQAGASAYFRGGGVIYAPAAFRGLMGLSKEDLGEMRSSSEPHARFAAGKIRERLRADWGLCETGAAGPDGNGYGDAAGHTCVALVGEGVEVSRTLETGLSDRGQNMRLFAEEALYLLREAIS; this is encoded by the coding sequence ATGCAGACACTTCTTCCCATTGCCGAGGAGATCGGCACGATTCTGAAGGCCCGGCGTGAGACGGTGGGCGTGTGGGAGTCGTCTTCCGGCGGGCTCATTTCGGCGGCGCTGCTCGCCCAGGCCGGGGCGTCGGCCTATTTCCGCGGCGGCGGGGTGATCTATGCGCCGGCCGCCTTTCGCGGGCTGATGGGGCTCAGCAAGGAAGACCTTGGCGAGATGCGCTCGTCCAGCGAGCCTCATGCGCGTTTTGCAGCGGGCAAGATCCGCGAGCGGCTGAGAGCAGACTGGGGGCTTTGCGAGACGGGTGCGGCGGGTCCGGATGGCAATGGTTATGGTGATGCGGCCGGGCATACCTGCGTGGCGCTGGTGGGTGAGGGCGTCGAGGTGTCGCGTACATTGGAGACGGGACTGTCCGATCGCGGACAGAATATGCGCCTGTTTGCAGAAGAGGCTCTCTACCTGTTGCGCGAGGCGATTTCGTAG
- a CDS encoding MaoC family dehydratase has translation MRYYEDIEPGTVTHSPRTYKVTREEVIDFASKYDPQPFHLDDDAAKNTFFGRLSASGWHTSAMMMRLMVETMQHGEPQAGLGSPGVEDLKWIKPVYPGDELRLEMEVLSKRRMKSRPDMGLTRSNNRVYNQDGDLVLSMIGYGLIRVKDPDAPIEN, from the coding sequence ATGCGATATTACGAAGACATTGAACCCGGCACGGTCACGCACTCGCCGCGCACCTACAAGGTCACCCGCGAGGAAGTGATCGACTTTGCCAGCAAGTATGACCCCCAGCCCTTCCACCTCGACGATGACGCCGCGAAGAACACCTTTTTCGGCCGCCTCTCAGCATCCGGCTGGCACACCTCCGCGATGATGATGCGGCTGATGGTCGAGACGATGCAGCACGGCGAACCGCAGGCCGGCCTTGGCTCGCCGGGCGTTGAAGACCTGAAATGGATCAAGCCGGTTTACCCCGGAGACGAGTTGCGCCTGGAGATGGAAGTCCTGTCCAAGCGCCGTATGAAGTCTCGGCCAGACATGGGCCTCACACGGTCTAATAACCGCGTCTACAATCAGGATGGCGACCTCGTCCTCAGCATGATCGGCTACGGGCTCATCCGCGTGAAAGACCCGGACGCGCCCATCGAAAACTAG
- a CDS encoding sodium:calcium antiporter — MTPVPCPHAWERSPISIELAFIVFAIATLVVAGAGIRITTLADRLADRTGLGEAVFGGILLGASTSLSGIVTSLTAALDGQASLAVSNAVGGIAAQTTFLVLADLIYRRVNLEHAAADANNMLMAATLMLLVSLPLAAAFSPEFTIFAIHPVSLLLFLVYLFAARAAVSMRNRPMWRPQSTDETRSDDPDEAAASRHSLTSMLVRFTLLSLVLAVCGYGIARSGSVISAEFGISQTVVGALMTAVATSLPELVTTLAAVRRGALQLAVGGIIGGNVFDVLFLSISDAAYRDGSIYHAMTQADELMMVGALIITAILLMGLIMREKRGIGFEGIAILATYGGLIAIQLSMS; from the coding sequence TTGACTCCCGTACCGTGTCCGCACGCCTGGGAGCGCTCACCCATTTCCATTGAACTCGCCTTTATTGTCTTTGCCATTGCCACACTTGTGGTCGCTGGCGCAGGAATCCGCATCACAACACTGGCGGACCGGCTTGCCGATCGCACGGGGCTTGGCGAAGCCGTGTTTGGCGGCATCCTTCTGGGGGCGAGCACGTCCCTGTCCGGCATTGTCACATCGCTGACAGCAGCGCTCGACGGTCAGGCCTCTCTGGCCGTCTCCAACGCTGTGGGCGGCATCGCGGCGCAGACGACTTTCCTCGTTCTCGCCGACCTCATCTACAGGCGCGTCAATCTCGAGCACGCCGCCGCCGATGCGAACAATATGCTGATGGCCGCGACGCTGATGCTGCTCGTCAGCCTGCCGCTCGCGGCGGCCTTCTCCCCAGAGTTCACCATTTTCGCCATCCACCCGGTCTCTCTGCTGCTCTTCCTCGTCTACCTCTTCGCCGCGCGGGCAGCGGTCTCCATGAGAAACCGGCCCATGTGGCGGCCTCAATCGACAGACGAGACTCGATCCGACGACCCCGATGAAGCAGCGGCGTCCCGCCATTCCCTGACATCCATGCTCGTGCGGTTCACCCTGCTCAGCCTGGTTCTGGCCGTGTGCGGCTATGGCATTGCGCGCTCGGGGTCGGTCATCTCTGCAGAGTTTGGCATTTCGCAGACCGTGGTCGGGGCGCTCATGACGGCGGTCGCAACCTCCCTGCCTGAGCTTGTCACCACGCTCGCCGCCGTGCGCCGCGGCGCCCTGCAACTTGCCGTCGGCGGCATTATCGGCGGCAATGTCTTCGACGTCCTGTTCCTGTCGATTTCCGATGCCGCCTATCGGGACGGCTCCATCTATCACGCCATGACGCAAGCCGACGAACTGATGATGGTCGGCGCGCTCATTATCACCGCCATTCTGCTCATGGGCCTCATCATGCGCGAGAAGCGCGGCATCGGCTTTGAGGGCATCGCCATACTGGCAACCTATGGCGGCCTTATCGCCATACAGCTCTCAATGAGCTGA
- a CDS encoding helix-turn-helix domain-containing protein, protein MLEKTQNSPVSRKPQRVVALAYDRLWPLEFGIAVEIFGWARPEIIGVPWYDFTVAGPVEPIRTIGGMTMQPPHGYDAVAGADTIIVPAWRDIYERPPQDMLDAVRAAYEAGARVVSYCTGAFVLANAGLLDGRKATTHWRDLPELKRQFPKIEIVEDVLYVDEGDVITSAGSSAAVDCSLHIIRQDYGAEMANTIARSLVTPPHRDGGQSQYVEAPYQERAGQSVSGVLDWARERLGEPLTISELAEEAGMSERTFLRRFREGTGVTPLKWLRRERVFRAMGLLEKTELSLIDVSAQSGFGSVETFRAAFREIAGTPPHAYRKRFELSA, encoded by the coding sequence ATGTTGGAAAAAACACAAAATTCGCCTGTTTCACGCAAGCCCCAGCGCGTCGTCGCGCTGGCCTATGACCGGCTGTGGCCGCTCGAGTTTGGCATCGCCGTGGAAATTTTCGGCTGGGCACGGCCAGAGATCATCGGTGTGCCCTGGTATGATTTCACCGTGGCCGGACCGGTCGAGCCGATCCGCACGATTGGTGGCATGACGATGCAGCCCCCGCATGGCTATGACGCGGTCGCGGGCGCCGATACGATCATCGTGCCGGCCTGGCGCGATATTTACGAGCGCCCGCCTCAGGACATGCTGGATGCGGTTCGCGCCGCCTATGAGGCCGGTGCGCGCGTGGTGTCATATTGCACGGGCGCTTTCGTGCTGGCGAATGCCGGCCTGCTGGATGGGCGCAAGGCGACGACGCACTGGCGTGATCTGCCCGAGCTGAAGCGCCAGTTTCCGAAGATCGAGATCGTCGAGGATGTGCTCTATGTCGATGAAGGCGATGTGATCACGTCTGCCGGCTCCAGCGCGGCGGTCGATTGCAGCCTGCATATCATTCGCCAGGATTATGGGGCCGAGATGGCCAATACGATTGCGCGCAGCCTGGTGACACCGCCGCACCGCGATGGCGGGCAGTCGCAATATGTCGAGGCGCCCTATCAGGAGCGGGCCGGGCAATCGGTGTCCGGCGTGCTGGACTGGGCGCGCGAACGGCTGGGAGAGCCGCTGACGATATCCGAGCTGGCTGAAGAAGCCGGGATGAGCGAGCGGACTTTTCTGCGCCGGTTTCGCGAGGGGACGGGCGTCACGCCGCTGAAATGGCTGCGCCGCGAGCGGGTGTTTCGGGCGATGGGGCTTCTGGAGAAGACCGAGCTCAGCCTGATCGATGTGTCGGCGCAGTCGGGGTTTGGGTCTGTCGAGACGTTTCGCGCGGCTTTCCGGGAGATCGCCGGTACGCCGCCGCATGCCTATCGCAAACGGTTCGAACTGTCGGCCTAG
- a CDS encoding tetratricopeptide repeat protein translates to MAQFTLTASLAALAVATLSALNAQGTHTSPTAKPDRAHAYTTLALVYHERGDKNEARDALEKALRADPGNVAALKLMELYRYRGPQAK, encoded by the coding sequence ATGGCACAATTTACCCTCACCGCCAGCCTCGCCGCATTGGCCGTCGCTACCCTGTCAGCCCTCAACGCGCAGGGCACGCATACGTCGCCTACCGCCAAGCCAGATCGCGCACACGCCTACACGACGCTTGCGCTGGTCTATCATGAGCGCGGCGACAAGAATGAAGCCCGCGACGCGCTGGAAAAAGCCCTGCGCGCCGATCCGGGCAATGTTGCAGCCCTGAAACTGATGGAGCTCTACCGCTATCGCGGCCCGCAGGCGAAGTAA